The following are encoded together in the Oncorhynchus gorbuscha isolate QuinsamMale2020 ecotype Even-year linkage group LG03, OgorEven_v1.0, whole genome shotgun sequence genome:
- the si:rp71-17i16.5 gene encoding phosphatidylinositol 4,5-bisphosphate 3-kinase catalytic subunit gamma isoform, with protein sequence MATESNSGQGIREYADFATDTSGASCSENSLEFICELRPGKGLQAGERQEKVLVVARLPAQCSVHQLRLRICMQTQEMNCHPDPLSLLDPERFILLYPKGEDWYEIFDDCQVLRTLDVPWSRDSRGRQVACIVVSPQPDDTEERLSHHRTLVNLIGHDLDTVAANRLGELSFTRRKLASPRQEELRRRDARAYATEPWTTSAPFPKVQEEQLSRKISVTMHHNDVCFSVKVDFNITPEGLIKVFREIMVDHALECESGDMVLKVCGREEFLSGDFPFSDSLWVRQCLKSMQALHLSVVPMAQLDEDTVRAEDWPLVDSFTGLSSSHEELALEGKDVDDILMISLWDCNRKFRVKLLGFDIPQPPGKPPQFIHVEASILYGSKVVTSVCSTPKAFADEVLWNEWLEFDILLRDLPRGAKLGLTINACTHDSATTKEFKSPASGLKSPDYQRGKGKLLYFVNLLLIDHRSILSQGPHTLHMWAYPELEEEAFTYKADKLSSATNPDVAESMAITFLLDRYSFPVVLPHSTTSPGSCSPLGQSFPSSSPNSSLSDKSLSPIASDTFARSSSSPVTTDRARLRRFREESVQYASNLPQFLRSVNWLRPSSVQDVHWLLSHWEPPDLDVSVALELLSVDFADERVRKLAVQRLESLSNDEMLKYLLQLVQTLKVEPYHDSFLARFLIQRALRSKRIGHFFFWYLRSEVEGCPFFRQRMAVVLEAYLLGCGQAMLSSFISQVQAVEALHEVASVVKRLYPDKTDLPSTAAQKLQELLRTCNLPSDFQVPFDPRIRAGRILLERCKVMASKKKPLWLEFSSMDSPCHSGPPVGIIFKQGDDLRQDMLVIQTLVVMDSIWQEKSLDLNLVPYGCISTGYNIGMIEIVRDAVTIAALQRIQGGTTGAFKNDALFEWLRGKCPLQEIHYQAMERFVNSCAGYCVATYVMGIGDRHNDNIMITDQGNLFHIDFGHILGNTKRFLGVSRERVPFVLTPDFLYVMGRIKGQHSLYFQKFRDTCTQAYLSLRSHSRLLVTLFSLMLLTGIPELSAAEDMRYLRDALQDDKGEDNARDHFHQQIAKCEELGWTVQANWWIHMLAGIK encoded by the exons ATGGCGACTGAATCGAACTCTGGTCAAGGCATCAGGGAATATGCAGATTTTGCAACAGATACGTCTGGAGCCAGCTGCTCTGAGAACAGCCTGGAGTTCATCTGTGAGTTACGCCCAGGTAAGGGCCTCCAGGCTGGGGAGAGGCAAGAGAAAGTCCTGGTAGTGGCGAGGCTACCAGCACAATGCAGTGTACATCAGTTACGTCTTCGTATCTGCATGCAAACTCAAGAGATGAACTGCCATCCCGATCCATTAAGCCTGTTGGACCCTGAAAGGTTCATACTGCTTTACCCCAAGGGAGAGGACTGGTATGAGATCTTTGACGACTGCCAGGTTCTCCGGACTCTGGATGTACCATGGTCACGTGACTCCCGGGGACGGCAGGTAGCTTGCATAGTGGTGTCGCCTCAGCCAgatgacacagaggagaggctgagccACCACCGTACCCTGGTCAACCTGATTGGCCATGACCTGGATACAGTAGCAGCAAATAGGCTCGGCGAGCTCAGCTTCACACGCAGGAAGCTGGCTTCTCCCCGCCAGGAAGAGCTAAGAAGGCGGGATGCCAGGGCCTATGCAACAGAGCCATGGACCACCTCAGCCCCCTTCCCAAAAGTCCAGGAGGAACAGCTCAGCCGAAAGATATCAGTCACTATGCATCACAATGACGTGTGCTTCAGTGTAAAGGTGGATTTTAATATAACACCTGAAGGTCTCATAAAGGTCTTCCGAGAAATCATGGTAGACCATGCTTTGGAATGTGAGTCTGGTGACATGGTTCTCAAGGTCTGTGGCAGGGAGGAGTTCCTCTCTGGAGACTTCCCTTTCTCTGACTCCCTGTGGGTACGGCAGTGTCTGAAGTCCATGCAGGCGCTTCATCTGTCTGTGGTCCCCATGGCACAGCTTGATGAGGACACTGTGAGGGCCGAAGACTGGCCCCTTGTGGACAGCTTCACTGGGCTTTCCAGCTCCCATGAGGAGCTGGCCCTGGAGGGAAAGGATGTGGACGACATCCTCATGATTTCACTCTGGGACTGCAACCGCAAGTTCAGAGTGAAGCTCCTGGGCTTCGACATACCCCAACCCCCTGGCAAGCCTCCTCAGTTCATCCACGTGGAGGCCTCTATCCTCTACGGGAGCAAGGTGGTAACCTCTGTTTGTTCCACACCCAAAGCCTTTGCTGATGAAGTTCTGTGGAACGAGTGGTTGGAGTTTGATATCCTCCTCAGGGATCTTCCCCGTGGAGCTAAGCTGGGCCTGACCATCAATGCTTGCACCCATGATAGCGCCACAACAAAGGAATTCAAGTCCCCAGCCTCTGGTCTTAAATCTCCAGACTAccagagagggaagggaaagcTGCTGTACTTTGTGAATCTCCTTCTGATAGACCACAGGTCCATCCTTAGCCAAGGGCCACACACCCTTCACATGTGGGCCTATCCCGAGCTGGAGGAAGAGGCTTTTACCTATAAGGCTGATAAGCTTTCCTCTGCCACCAACCCAGACGTGGCAGAATCCATGGCTATCACCTTCCTCCTGGACCGCTACAGTTTCCCTGTGGTTCTCCCTCACAGCACAACCTCCCCTGGATCCTGCTCCCCTCTTGGTCAGTCTTTCCCCTCATCCTCACCCAACTCCAGCTTATCTGATAAAAGTCTGTCTCCCATCGCGAGCGACACGTTTGCCAGATCCTCCTCGTCCCCAGTGACCACAGACAGGGCCCGTCTGAGGAGGTTCAGGGAGGAGAGTGTCCAGTATGCCTCCAACCTCCCCCAGTTCCTGCGCAGCGTAAACTGGCTAAGACCCAGCTCCGTGCAGGATGTCCACTGGCTGCTGAGTCACTGGGAACCCCCAGACCTGGATGTCTCCGTGGCCCTGGAGCTGCTCAGTGTGGACTTTGCTGATGAGAGGGTCAGGAAGCTGGCTGTCCAGAGACTGGAGAGCTTGTCTAATGATGAGATGCTGAAGTATCTGCTGCAGCTGGTGCAG ACTCTCAAAGTGGAGCCTTACCATGACAGCTTCCTGGCTAGATTCCTCATCCAAAGAGCTCTCAGA AGCAAGAGGATTGGCCACTTCTTCTTCTGGTACCTGCGCAGTGAGGTGGAGGGCTGCCCGTTCTTCCGTCAGCGTATGGCTGTGGTGCTAGAGGCCTATCTGCTGGGCTGTGGCCAGGCCATGCTGAGCAGTTTCATCAGCCAGGTGCAGGCTGTGGAGGCACTACATGAGGTGGCCAGTGTGGTCAAGAGACTCTACCCTGACAAGACGGACCTCCCATCCACAG CTGCCCAGAAGCTTCAGGAGCTCCTGAGGACATGTAATCTCCCATCAGACTTCCAAGTGCCCTTTGACCCACGCATCAGAGCAGGCAGAATCCTG CTGGAAAGGTGCAAGGTTATGGCCTCCAAGAAGAAGCCTCTGTGGCTGGAGTTTTCCTCCATGGACTCTCCATGCCACTCTGGTCCCCCTGTAGGCATCATCTTCAAACAGGGGGATGACCTCCGACAGGACATGCTGGTGATTCAG ACACTGGTGGTGATGGATTCTATATGGCAGGAGAAATCACTGGATCTGAATCTTGTGCCCTATGGTTGCATCTCTACAGGATACAATATAG GCATGATAGAGATTGTGAGAGATGCCGTCACCATTGCTGCCCTGCAGAGGATCCAAGGAGGCACAACAGGAGCCTTCAAGAACGATGCCCTGTTTGAGTGGCTCAGGGGGAAGTGTCCACTCCAAGAGATT CACTATCAGGCTATGGAGAGGTTTGTTAACTCTTGTGCTGGATACTGCGTGGCCACGTATGTGATGGGGATAGGGGACCGCCACAATGACAACATCATGATTACAGACCAAG GGAATCTGTTTCACATTGACTTTGGCCACATCCTGGGGAACACCAAACGGTTCCTGGGGGTTAGCAGGGAGAGGGTCCCCTTTGTCCTCACTCCTGACTTCCTCTACGTCATGGGCAGGATCAAAGGTCAACACAGTCTCTACTTCCAGAAGTTCAGG GACACATGTACCCAGGCCTACCTGTCCCTGCGCTCCCACTCTCGCCTGCTGGTGACCCTCTTCTCCCTCATGCTCTTGACGGGGATCCCTGAGCTCAGTGCTGCAGAGGACATGCGCTACCTCCGGGACGCACTGCAGGACGACAAGGGGGAGGACAACGCACGGGACCACTTCCACCAGCAGATAGCAAAGTGCGAAGAACTGGGCTGGACAGTTCAAGCCAACTGGTGGATCCACATGTTGGCTGGCATTAAGTAG
- the si:rp71-17i16.6 gene encoding uncharacterized protein si:rp71-17i16.6 codes for MSTQGIETDVLGSSHSPSEPNTGAGTEQDYRLYLHRLFGKETAEYFLNPSPVHTSSPTWYTLLMKNMGDEVSAEALWDTLREHSTRRLRDLEEEEESESLELVKASVNQDVQRERGHLQHLAGVRYMFNLAQLHQAYSAHVLSLNHPALLLDDLEELEGPHSYLPISQINR; via the exons ATGAGCACACAGGGTATTGAGACAGATGTTCTGGGGAGCAGTCACAGCCCGTCTGAACCAAACACTGGGGCTGGAACTGAACAGGACTACCGCCTCTACCTGCACAG GCTGTTTGGGAAGGAGACAGCTGAGTACTTCCTCAACCCATCTCCTGTCCACACTTCCTCACCCACCTGGTACACACTACTGATGAAGAACATGGGAG ATGAGGTGAGTGCTGAGGCCCTGTGGGACACCTTGAGAGAACACTCCACCAGACGACTCAGAGAccttgaggaggaggaggaatctGAGTCTCTTGAG TTGGTGAAAGCCTCTGTGAACCAGGATGTACAGAGAGAGCGGGGTCACCTACAGCACCTGGCAGGGGTCAGGTATATGTTCAACCTGGCCCAGCTCCACCAGGCTTATTCTGCCCATGTTCTCTCCCTCAACCATCCAGCTCTGCTCCTAGACGACTTGGAGGAGCTTGAGGGACCACATAGTTACCTACCTATCTCACAAATAAACAGGTGA